A window of the Macaca nemestrina isolate mMacNem1 chromosome X, mMacNem.hap1, whole genome shotgun sequence genome harbors these coding sequences:
- the LOC105476707 gene encoding probable ribonuclease ZC3H12B → MTATAEVETPKMEKSASKEEKQQPKQDSTEQGNADSEEWMSSESDPEQISLKSSDNSKSCQPRDGQLKKKEMPSKPHRQLCRSPCLDRPSFSQSSILQDGKLDLEKEYQAKMEFALKLGYAEEQIQSVLNKLGPESLINDVLAELVRLGNKGDSEGQINLSLLVPRGPSSREIASPELSLEDEIDNSDNLRPVVIDGSNVAMSHGNKEEFSCRGIQLAVDWFLDKGHKDITVFVPAWRKEQSRPDAPITDQDILRKLEKEKILVFTPSRRVQGRRVVCYDDRFIVKLAFDSDGIIVSNDNYRDLQVEKPEWKKFIEERLLMYSFVNDKFMPPDDPLGRHGPSLENFLRKRPIVPEHKKQPCPYGKKCTYGHKCKYYHPERANQPQRSVADELRISAKLSTVKTMSEGTLAKCGTGMSSAKGEITSEVKRVAPKRQSDPSIRSVAVEPEEWLSIARKPEASSVPSLVTALSVPTIPPPKSHAVGALNTRSASSPVPGSSHFPHQKASLEHMASMQYPPILVTNSHGTPISYAEQYPKFESMGDHGYYSMLGDFSKLNINSMHNREYYMAEVDRGVYARNPNLCPDSRVSHTRNDNYSSYNNVYLAVADTHPEGNLKLHRSASQNRLQPFPHGYHEALTRVQSYGPEDSKQGPHKQSVPHVALHAQHPATGTRSSCPADYPMPPNIHPGATPQPGRALVMTRMDSISDSRLYESNPVRQRRPPLCREQHASWDPLPCATDSYGYHSYPLSNSLMQPCYEPVMVRSVPEKMEQLWRNPWVGMCNDSREHMIPEHQYQTYKNLCNIFPSNIVLAVMEKNPHTADAQQLAALIVAKLRAAR, encoded by the exons ATGACGGCCACAGCTGAGGTAGAGACACCAAAAATGGAGAAGAGTGCCTCCaaggaagagaagcagcagcCTAAGCAGGACAGCACAGAGCAGGGCAATGCTGATTCTGAAGAGTGGATGAGCTCTGAGAGTGACCCTGAACAGATAAGCCTTAAGAGTAGTGACAACAGCAAGAGCTGCCAACCTAGGGATGGTCAGTTGAAGAAAAAGGAGATGCCCTCCAAGCCACACCGCCAGCTCTGTCGATCTCCCTGCCTAGATCGTCCAAGTTTCTCCCAGAGCAGCATTTTACAGGATGGTAAACTTGACTTGGAGAAGGAATACCAAGCTAAGATGGAGTTTGCGCTAAAGCTGGGCTATGCAGAGGAACAGATTCAATCAGTGCTAAACAAGCTGGGCCCAGAATCACTTATTAATGATGTATTGGCAGAGCTTGTCAGACTTGGGAACAAAGGTGATTCAGAAGGGCAGATCAACTTGAGCCTGTTAGTGCCTCGTGGGCCCAGCTCCAGAGAGATTGCAAGCCCTGAATTGTCTCTTGAAGATGAAATAGACAACAGTGACAATTTGAGGCCAGTTGTCATTGATGGAAGTAATGTGGCAATGAG CCATGGGAATAAAGAAGAATTCTCCTGCAGAGGAATACAACTTGCGGTGGATTGGTTTCTAGATAAAGGCCATAAAGATATTACTGTATTTGTGCCTGCGTGGAGAAAGGAGCAATCCCGCCCTGATGCACCAATTACAG ATCAAGATATTCTACGAAAACTGGAGAAGGAAAAGATTCTCGTCTTCACACCATCCCgaagagtccaaggcaggagggttgtcTGCTATGATGACCGGTTCATAGTCAAACTGGCTTTTGATTCTGATGGCATCATTGTGTCCAATGATAACTACCGAGACCTTCAAGTTGAAAAGCCAGAATGGAAGAAGTTTATAGAGGAGCGGTTGCTGATGTATTCTTTTGTGAATGACAA ATTTATGCCTCCAGATGATCCATTAGGACGCCATGGCCCAAGCCTTGAAAATTTCTTAAGAAAGAGACCCATTGTTCCTGAGCATAAGAAGCAACCATGTCCTTACG GCAAAAAATGCACCTACGGCCACAAGTGCAAATACTACCATCCGGAGCGGGCCAACCAACCCCAGCGTTCGGTGGCTGATGAGCTCCGCATCAGTGCCAAACTGTCCACAGTGAAAACTATGAGTGAAGGCACCCTGGCCAAGTGTGGCACAGGGATGTCTAGTGCCAAAGGTGAGATAACCTCAGAGGTCAAACGTGTGGCCCCCAAGCGCCAATCAGATCCCAGCATCCGGTCTGTGGCTGTGGAGCCTGAGGAATGGCTGTCCATTGCCCGTAAGCCTGAGGCTAGTTCTGTCCCCTCACTTGTGACTGCCCTAAGTGTTCCCACAATCCCACCCCCAAAAAGCCATGCAGTGGGTGCACTCAACACCCGTTCGGCCAGCAGCCCAGTGCCAGGATCCTCCCATTTCCCCCACCAGAAGGCCTCTTTGGAGCATATGGCCAGCATGCAGTATCCTCCCATCCTGGTTACCAACAGCCATGGGACCCCTATTAGCTATGCTGAGCAATACCCAAAGTTTGAATCCATGGGGGACCATGGCTACTATTCAATGTTAGGTGACTTCTCCAAACTGAACATCAACAGCATGCATAATCGAGAGTATTACATGGCTGAAGTAGACCGGGGGGTGTATGCCCGGAATCCTAATCTCTGTCCTGACAGCCGTGTGAGCCATACCAGGAATGACAACTATTCCTCTTACAACAACGTGTATTTGGCTGTAGCTGATACCCATCCTGAAGGCAATTTGAAGCTGCACCGCTCAGCATCCCAGAACCGACTTCAGCCTTTTCCTCATGGTTACCATGAAGCCTTAACACGAGTGCAGAGCTATGGCCCAGAGGATTCTAAGCAAGGCCCCCACAAACAGTCAGTCCCCCACGTAGCTCTGCATGCCCAGCACCCAGCAACTGGAACACGTTCCAGCTGTCCTGCAGACTACCCCATGCCTCCCAATATCCATCCTGGGGCAACCCCCCAGCCAGGCCGTGCCCTGGTGATGACTCGGATGGATAGCATTTCTGACTCCCGCCTCTATGAGAGCAACCCCGTGAGGCAAAGACGACCTCCCCTGTGCCGGGAACAGCATGCCAGCTGGGACCCGCTGCCCTGTGCAACTGACTCCTATGGCTACCACTCCTATCCCTTGAGTAACAGCCTCATGCAACCATGTTATGAGCCAGTCATGGTACGGAGCGTGCCTGAAAAGATGGAGCAGCTTTGGAGGAATCCTTGGGTTGGAATGTGCAATGATTCCAGGGAGCATATGATCCCAGAGCACCAGTATCAGACCTACAAGAACCTCTGCAATATTTTCCCTTCTAACATCGTCCTTGCGGTGATGGAGAAGAATCCCCACACAGCAGATGCCCAGCAACTGGCAGCCTTGATTGTTGCTAAGCTTAGGGCTGCACGTTGA